The proteins below are encoded in one region of Sporosarcina sp. FSL K6-1508:
- a CDS encoding peptide ABC transporter substrate-binding protein, with the protein MSMKRWPLLLVLVFAMSLFLAACSGDEEGDGKEKEDASKTEETDAGKSDATEEAKPAPEQKLSVNIKSEPPSLHPGLATDTTSGAVLNQTFEGLMRVNQEGEVEEAMAESAEMSEDGLTYTFKIRQDAKWSNGDPVTAQDFEYAWKWVLDPANAETDYAYQLYMIKGAEAAKEKGGSLDDVAITAEDDHTLVVELEQPTAYFLELTAFYTYFPVNQKVAESNAGWAQDQSDNYVTNGPFLMESWKHKDIIVLKKNPDYWDADTVKLETINMLMIDDENTAKQMYDQGELDWLGSPTDSIPLAAIPDYKQKGLLNISPLAGVYYYAFNVEEAPFTNVNIRKAFAMAINREGIVTNITQAEQQPAMALVPPSIFEENATGYFNDNDAEEAKKYLAKGLEELGLTELPTIKLSYNTSEAHGSIAQAVQDMWKENLGVNVELNNEEWAVYLDSMGSGNFQVGRMGWIADFNDAINFLEIFETVGGNNYTNWENADYQALLKESRVETDVAAREEMLRKAEGIFMEELPLAPVYFYTNVWTNKEYVKNVEVSPLGLVQYKWGYIDAE; encoded by the coding sequence ATGAGTATGAAAAGGTGGCCTTTACTTCTAGTTTTGGTTTTTGCTATGAGTTTGTTTCTAGCTGCTTGCAGCGGAGACGAAGAAGGGGATGGCAAAGAGAAAGAAGATGCTAGTAAAACAGAAGAGACGGATGCTGGAAAGTCTGATGCGACAGAGGAAGCTAAACCAGCACCAGAACAGAAGCTAAGTGTAAATATTAAGTCAGAACCGCCTTCTTTACATCCAGGCTTAGCGACTGACACTACTTCAGGTGCAGTGCTGAACCAAACATTTGAAGGTTTAATGCGTGTCAACCAAGAAGGAGAAGTAGAAGAAGCGATGGCGGAAAGCGCCGAAATGTCTGAAGACGGCTTGACGTATACATTCAAAATTCGCCAAGATGCAAAATGGTCAAATGGTGATCCTGTAACCGCACAGGACTTTGAGTATGCATGGAAATGGGTACTAGATCCTGCCAATGCCGAGACAGATTATGCATACCAATTATATATGATCAAAGGCGCAGAAGCTGCCAAAGAAAAGGGTGGTTCTCTGGACGATGTAGCTATCACGGCAGAGGATGATCATACATTGGTCGTCGAATTAGAACAACCGACAGCTTATTTCCTTGAACTAACTGCGTTTTATACGTACTTCCCTGTTAACCAGAAGGTAGCGGAAAGCAACGCTGGTTGGGCTCAGGATCAATCCGACAACTATGTAACAAATGGTCCTTTCCTAATGGAATCTTGGAAGCATAAGGATATCATTGTGCTTAAGAAAAACCCTGATTATTGGGATGCGGACACAGTTAAACTGGAAACGATTAATATGCTTATGATTGATGATGAGAATACTGCAAAACAAATGTATGACCAAGGTGAATTGGATTGGTTGGGTTCACCGACAGATTCTATTCCGTTGGCAGCTATTCCAGATTATAAGCAAAAGGGACTACTGAATATTTCTCCACTCGCCGGCGTTTATTACTACGCATTTAACGTAGAGGAAGCACCGTTTACAAATGTAAATATTCGTAAAGCATTTGCAATGGCAATCAATCGTGAAGGTATTGTAACGAATATCACGCAGGCGGAGCAACAGCCCGCGATGGCATTGGTGCCACCTTCTATCTTTGAAGAGAATGCAACCGGTTACTTTAATGATAATGATGCAGAAGAAGCGAAGAAGTACTTGGCTAAGGGCTTGGAAGAATTGGGTCTGACTGAATTGCCTACGATCAAGCTTTCTTACAACACGAGTGAAGCACATGGTTCCATTGCACAAGCAGTACAAGATATGTGGAAAGAGAACCTAGGCGTTAACGTTGAGCTTAACAATGAAGAATGGGCTGTATATCTTGACTCCATGGGTTCAGGCAACTTCCAGGTTGGCCGTATGGGTTGGATTGCCGATTTTAACGATGCAATCAACTTCTTGGAAATCTTCGAAACAGTTGGAGGAAACAACTATACAAATTGGGAGAATGCCGATTACCAGGCATTACTGAAAGAATCTAGAGTAGAAACAGACGTTGCTGCCCGTGAGGAGATGTTGCGTAAAGCAGAAGGCATCTTCATGGAAGAGTTGCCATTAGCTCCAGTCTACTTCTATACAAACGTGTGGACAAATAAAGAGTATGTCAAAAACGTTGAAGTATCACCACTGGGTCTAGTTCAGTACAAGTGGGGCTATATTGACGCTGAATAA
- a CDS encoding homoserine dehydrogenase gives MPSIKVALLGFGTVGEGIYRILNERKEEIKRETGCVIEIVSILVRDKAKKRLATPGTKITDDIQEILSNQEIDFVFEAIVGEEPAYTYLSDAIEKGFHIVTANKTMFAKHGPALLKHAEFRGVQLGYEATTAGGVPIIRTVASLLPVDRVRRIRGVLNGTSNFILTKMREEGIPFKAALHKAQMLGYAEADPTDDISGKDAFRKLMILSALAFGSQPNWQDVPVGGIDRVTIEDVADASKSKLRYRHVADISVDEKGAVHGSVGPVLIGIDHPLYGIDGVNNAIIVETDYLGALTLAGPGAGMYPTASAMVGDFLQMIRKSEKVLVTI, from the coding sequence ATGCCGTCAATCAAAGTCGCTCTACTTGGCTTCGGCACTGTAGGTGAAGGGATTTACAGGATTTTAAATGAAAGAAAAGAAGAGATTAAGCGGGAAACAGGATGTGTTATCGAAATCGTCTCCATTCTGGTTCGCGATAAAGCAAAGAAACGTCTGGCAACACCTGGAACGAAAATAACGGATGACATCCAGGAAATACTGTCAAACCAGGAAATCGATTTTGTTTTTGAGGCGATTGTTGGAGAAGAGCCCGCTTATACCTATCTTTCTGACGCAATCGAAAAAGGGTTTCATATTGTAACAGCAAATAAGACGATGTTCGCAAAACATGGTCCGGCACTACTGAAACATGCAGAGTTCAGGGGAGTTCAACTCGGATATGAAGCAACAACGGCGGGCGGCGTACCGATTATCCGAACGGTGGCAAGCTTGTTACCGGTAGATCGTGTGCGACGAATAAGAGGGGTTTTAAATGGAACCTCCAATTTCATCTTGACGAAGATGCGGGAAGAGGGAATACCGTTTAAAGCTGCGCTTCATAAAGCACAGATGCTCGGTTATGCAGAAGCGGATCCGACGGACGATATAAGCGGCAAAGATGCATTCCGGAAGCTGATGATTTTAAGTGCGCTTGCATTCGGCAGTCAGCCGAATTGGCAAGATGTTCCGGTCGGAGGAATCGATAGGGTCACTATTGAAGATGTAGCAGATGCCTCAAAAAGCAAACTTCGTTACCGGCACGTCGCTGACATTTCAGTTGATGAAAAGGGTGCAGTGCACGGAAGTGTTGGACCGGTACTTATTGGTATCGATCATCCGTTGTATGGCATCGATGGCGTGAACAATGCAATCATTGTCGAGACCGATTATCTCGGTGCACTCACACTTGCCGGTCCTGGAGCAGGTATGTACCCGACGGCAAGTGCAATGGTCGGGGATTTCCTCCAGATGATTAGGAAAAGTGAAAAGGTTCTTGTTACTATATAA
- a CDS encoding QueT transporter family protein, translated as MKVKTLTTNGIIAALYVAVTFLIAPFGFTLIQFRISEIFNHLVVFNKKYIFGIVVGVFSANLLFSPVAVDIIFGVLHSVIALSITIFSAKFIKGIFKRMLFNTIVFTLTMVIIAFQLSFFADIPEFNGLPFLIIYLTLAIGEFVVMAIGIPIIHALNKRLNFEKLI; from the coding sequence ATGAAAGTAAAAACATTAACAACAAACGGAATTATTGCGGCTTTATATGTCGCCGTCACCTTTTTAATCGCACCATTCGGATTTACCCTTATTCAATTCCGTATTTCAGAGATATTTAACCATCTCGTCGTTTTCAATAAAAAGTATATTTTTGGTATTGTAGTCGGTGTATTTAGTGCTAACTTGCTATTTTCACCAGTAGCGGTTGATATTATTTTCGGAGTACTGCATTCAGTAATCGCCCTCTCAATAACGATCTTTTCTGCAAAGTTCATTAAAGGCATCTTCAAACGAATGCTTTTTAACACTATCGTCTTTACGCTCACAATGGTAATCATCGCATTTCAACTTAGCTTTTTTGCAGACATCCCAGAATTTAATGGACTTCCGTTTCTTATCATCTACCTAACACTTGCAATTGGAGAATTTGTCGTTATGGCTATCGGAATTCCTATCATTCACGCTCTGAATAAACGTCTGAACTTCGAAAAACTTATTTAA
- a CDS encoding BCCT family transporter, producing MKKISNVFYITIGLIILTVGYGALAPESFEAVTTNAKNFVASSFGWYYMLLMSFMLALSFFFIVSPFGKIRLGKDTDRPQFSTVTWIAMLFSAGMGIGLVFYGAAEPLSHFAISPASEDPNTDAAFKESLRQSFFHWGIHIWAMYGVIALSLAFFQFRKGEPGLISATLKPIFGKKMVGPWGTLVDVLAVFATAFGVATSLGFGAVQINAGLNYLFGIEINITSQFIIIGVVTILFVASAWSGLSKGIKYLSNTNLVLALALLGFIVILGPTLLIFNMFTDSFGGYFSHLVQMSFGTAPLDSTDRKWLDNWTIFYWAWWISWAPFVSMFIARVSKGRTIREFMIGVLAAPTLLVTFWFSAFGTTAIDIQKKGLVDLTIPSTELTIFEMFDVMPMSFIISIFAILLIVSFFVTSADSATFVLGMQSTNGSLTPPNNVKLIWGVIQSTIALILLSVNGLTALQNTIIIAALPFSFVMLLMVVALIKALKAELKLMKLK from the coding sequence ATGAAGAAAATATCAAATGTCTTTTATATCACAATCGGTCTGATTATTTTGACCGTCGGGTATGGCGCGTTAGCACCTGAAAGTTTTGAAGCGGTCACAACAAACGCCAAAAACTTTGTTGCATCGTCTTTCGGCTGGTATTATATGCTACTCATGTCATTTATGTTAGCACTCAGTTTCTTTTTCATTGTTAGTCCGTTTGGCAAAATCCGACTTGGAAAAGATACGGACCGGCCACAGTTTTCGACAGTTACATGGATTGCTATGCTGTTTTCTGCCGGAATGGGTATCGGGCTCGTCTTTTATGGGGCTGCTGAACCGTTATCGCACTTCGCGATCAGTCCTGCTTCGGAAGATCCAAATACGGATGCGGCGTTCAAAGAATCATTACGTCAGTCTTTCTTCCACTGGGGGATCCATATATGGGCCATGTACGGGGTCATTGCATTATCTCTAGCCTTCTTCCAGTTCCGTAAAGGGGAACCGGGATTAATTTCAGCAACATTGAAGCCGATATTCGGTAAAAAAATGGTTGGCCCTTGGGGTACTCTCGTCGATGTACTTGCCGTTTTCGCAACAGCGTTCGGCGTCGCTACATCACTCGGCTTCGGTGCTGTTCAAATTAATGCAGGCCTCAATTACTTATTTGGTATTGAAATCAATATCACTTCGCAATTTATAATTATCGGCGTCGTTACGATCCTGTTTGTTGCATCTGCATGGTCGGGGTTAAGTAAGGGAATCAAATATTTGTCGAATACAAATTTAGTCCTTGCTCTCGCACTGCTTGGATTCATCGTCATTCTCGGTCCAACATTGCTAATTTTCAATATGTTTACTGATTCGTTCGGTGGTTACTTTTCCCATCTCGTCCAAATGAGTTTTGGTACGGCACCATTAGACTCTACCGATCGGAAATGGCTTGATAACTGGACGATTTTTTACTGGGCATGGTGGATTTCATGGGCACCGTTCGTCAGTATGTTCATTGCTCGTGTTTCAAAAGGCCGGACTATTAGGGAGTTCATGATTGGCGTACTTGCGGCACCTACACTCCTTGTCACATTCTGGTTCTCAGCATTCGGCACAACTGCGATTGATATCCAGAAAAAAGGACTGGTCGATTTAACAATACCGAGTACAGAACTGACAATCTTTGAAATGTTTGATGTAATGCCCATGTCGTTCATCATATCAATTTTCGCGATTTTATTGATCGTATCGTTTTTCGTTACCTCAGCTGATTCAGCGACATTTGTTCTTGGCATGCAGTCAACGAACGGTTCGTTGACTCCACCGAATAATGTCAAACTCATTTGGGGCGTCATTCAGTCTACGATTGCTCTAATTTTGCTGTCTGTCAACGGCCTCACCGCCTTGCAAAATACGATTATCATTGCAGCCTTGCCGTTTTCCTTCGTCATGCTGCTCATGGTTGTCGCATTAATCAAAGCGTTGAAAGCTGAATTAAAGCTGATGAAATTAAAATAA
- a CDS encoding excisionase family DNA-binding protein: MYITIQEAAEHLGMPIEQVQKYVREGRIRSVHDGKQFLINKDQFGLYLEQLELLKHQIDEWRNEPIPPDRDIKDED; encoded by the coding sequence ATGTATATCACAATTCAAGAAGCTGCTGAACACCTTGGCATGCCCATCGAACAAGTCCAAAAGTATGTGAGGGAAGGCCGCATCCGCTCCGTTCATGACGGCAAGCAATTCCTTATTAATAAAGATCAGTTCGGACTCTATTTGGAACAGCTTGAACTATTGAAACACCAAATCGACGAATGGCGTAACGAGCCGATTCCGCCCGATCGCGATATTAAAGATGAAGATTGA